The DNA segment GGGCGAATGATGTCGCGATCGAACTCCATGCAGATTCTGCGAATAATCCTTCAGTGCGTGGTGCAACCAGTTTCTACATTGCCGATAACGATACGCGGAAAAAACATGCCAATTTGCTCTTAGCGGCCTTAACCAAGCGGTTGCCGAAGTTGCCAAGCCAAGGTGCGAAACCCGATAGTACGGCAGGCTTAGGCAGTTTGGCGTTTTGTCGGTTGGTGAAAACGCCTTCGTTGGTATTGCAGGTAGGATTCCTTACGAATCCCGACGATCGATTCATTCTGCAAAATCAGCGGCGTGAGATGGCGGCAGCGATCGCCGATGGTCTAATCGCCTGGCTGGACGATGTGTCAGGGGGCGTGAATGTTAGCTATGCGCCAATTTCCATTGAGATCAACGGGCAAAACTACGGTGAGCAAGGCATCATTGTTTCTGGTAATGCTTATATCCCGATCGATTTGGTCGATCGGCTAGGCTTTGATTTAGCGTCGGATGAGAATGTGCGGCGGGTGAGCTATCGCAATGTGGTGTTTGTGCGGGCGATCGAACTCAAACCGTTTGATGTGTCGGTCGGGTGGGAGGCCAAGACCCGTACGGTGATTTTGCGCACAATTTCCAAACTTTGTACGGGCCAGAAAGACCGGATCATGGGGCACGGTAACGCTTCTGAAGTGCAACTGATGATGTTCCTTAAGTCCCGCAATCCAAAGGCCTTGGAAGAATTTTCGATGATTGCGCGCCATTACCGTAACGAAGGTGAAATTGAAGGCGTTAACTATGATCTCGCCTTCTGCCAAATGTGCTGGGAAACGAATTTTCTGCGATTTGGTGATTTGATCGTACCGGCGCAAAATAATTTTGCCAGTATTGGCGCGATCAGTGGTCCTGAAGGTGCGACATTCCCAAATGTCCGTACCGGTGTCCGAGCCCATATCCAGCAGCTCAAGGCTTATGCCACGACTCAACCGTTGGTCAATGAGGTTGTGAGTCCGCGCTTCCGGTTTATTACTCGTGGCGTCGCGCCCCTCTTTGGCCAACTAAGTGGTCGCTGGAATGCTGATTTGAGCTACGGCACAAAAGTGCTGAATCTTGTGACCTTGCTATACGAAGATTCTGGCTTGATTGCAAAGGCGTAGGCAATGGGGCGAGGATAAAGTCATGATCGATTGTTGATTGATGCTTTGTGTGAATCAGTCACGATCGTTCAAAGGCCATAATGCTTGAGCTGATATAAAACAGTATCGAGCAGTCTCAATATCAATGTTGTGGATCGGTTCAGCGCCCGGTCAGTCTGATCGCTTATGTCTGGTCTTATGCGTAGCGAGCACCGTTAGCCAAGGGTTACGGTGTTGGTGCAAAATATGGTGAACTTGTCTGGTCATCAGCCTGATGGCTAATCGCTGTGAATTACTACACATGGTTAGAAAGTCCACTGGGTGAGCTGTTGCTTGTCTCAGATGGTGAGGCGTTACAAGGTTTATATCTGGCAGGACAAAAATATTTTCCACAAATTTCTGCTGATTGGCAGCAAGATGGCCAACTGGGGTTATTGCAACAAGCCGTAATGCAATTAGACGAATACTTTCAGCATCAGCGACAGCAATTTGACTTACCCTTAAATCCGCTGGGGACGGCATTCCAACAGCAAGTGTGGCAGCAGTTGCCACGGATTTCCTATGGTCAAACGTTGACCTATGGTGAAATCGCCGCCAAGTTAGGCCAGCCATTGGCTGCCCGCGCTGTCGGTGCCGCGAATGGCCGTAATCCGATTTCGATTATTGTGCCTTGTCATCGCGTCATTGCGAGTAATGGTCAATTGACCGGCTATGCGGGGGGAATCGATCGTAAGCGTTGGTTAATTGATCATGAAACTGCGAGTGCGAATGCGGGCCGTTCACAACTGTCTCTATTCCCTCAAGAATAGTCCAGATCTGAGGTTGATGAAAGTGAGCAAGATGTGATCTGTGAGGATGAATTAATTATGCATTCCTGAGATTTTCCCAATTCCTCAACATGTTGCAATGAATATCGCCTTTATGTATCACTACATTAATCTTATGTACTTATATTTAGCCTTGCTGGCATAAAGTTGTTTTATAACGGTGGATTATGCATGATTTTGCGTAATGGGCGTTTTCGATGATGGCCACTGGGCATAACACTGCTAGTTGTGATTCGTGAGCCTATGTCTAATCCAAAGACGGCTTTTACTGCAGTTGAATGGGATGCTGCAATTATTCAGGATCTGGTGATGGTGTCGCCGGAACTACCGCTCGTGGCTGCATTGACTCAGATGCCGACGATTCAAGCGGTGGCGAATTCGCCACCGTCGACTGATTGCTTAGTGGTGCAGGAAAATCACCAAATCGTGGGTTTGCTGACTTCACAGGATATTATCCGTTTGGTGAGTCAGGATCGTCGATCGTTCGAACATCTGCGGCTCCGGGAAGTTATGGTTGCTCCCGTGATCACGCTATGTAAAGCTGCCTTGACGGACTTAACGTCTGTGACCGAGCTATTTCAGCAGCATCCGATGACGCATTTGCCGATCGTGGATGAGCAGAATGGCTGTGTTGGCCTGGTGACGCCAGATAGTCTCAATCAGGCCAGTCTAATGCACCAGCTGCAGCGATCGCAGCGGCAGCAGGATGTGATTGCGGACATTACTCTGCGAGTGCTACAGCATACTGGGGTGGAGGAAATTGCGAAGGCGATCGTGCAAGAAGTGCGGGCTTTGATGGTGGCCGATCGGGTGCTGGTCTACCAGTTTGATGCGGATATGAACGGGACGATCGTGGCCGAATCCGTGCTGGAATCTTGGACCGCTTGTTTGAATATCCAGATTACGGATACTTGTTTTCAGCTTAATCAGGGTGGAATGTATCTCGATGGCTATGTTAGCCAAGTTACTGATATTCTCACGGCCGATCTAACGACCTGTCATCGGCAATTGTTGGAACAGTTTCAAGTGCGGGCTAATTTGGTTGTCCCGATCCTGTTGCCAGTGACGGGTTCATCCGATCGAGCGGGGCCATCGCTTTGGGGCCTGTTGATTGTGCATCAGTGCTCGGGTCCGCGCACCTGGAACCGCTACGACATTCAGCTGCTGCAGCAATTGTCGGCGCAATTGGCGATCGCCTTGCAGCAAGTAACGGCCTACCAACAATTGCAAGATGAATTGCAGGCTCGCCAGCAAGCAGAATGGGGGCAGCATGCAATTGAAGCGCGTTATCGCAGTATTTATGAACAAGCGGCAGTGGGTTTTGCGAATGGATCGCTCAAAGGCGCCGTACTCGATGTCAATCCGCGCTTTTGTGAGATGTTGGGATATTCGCGGGCGGAACTCCTGACAAAATCGGTGCGCGAGTTGAGTCATGACGATGAGCATCGGCCGATGTTGCAGCAAATGCAAATGCTCTTGAACGACGAAATTCCCTACTTCTTTCAGGAGAAACGCTATCGCCGTAAGGATGGCAGTTGGTTTTGGTCCAATACAGGGATTTCCCTGGTGCGCGATAATACCGGGAAACCGCAACAGACGTTAGCCGTAATTCGCGATATCACCGATCGTAAACAAGCTGAAATGCAGTTGCAGAAGTTGATTTCTGGGACGGCCGCGACTACTGGCCAAGACTTTTTCCCAGCCTTGGTCAGTCATATCGCGGCGGCGTTGAATGTGACTTATGCCCTTGTTACCGAGTTGGATGGCGATCGGCTTTTTTCATTGGCGTTTTGGGGGCATGGTGCGCTGCAACCTCAGCTTGTTTACCCGTTGGCGGGAACCCCCTGTGAAGCGG comes from the Romeriopsis navalis LEGE 11480 genome and includes:
- the tftA gene encoding hormogonium tapered terminus morphoprotein TftA; translated protein: MGRIFISAAHGGKENGLLDPGAMVAGTTEAQEMILLRDLVVSELRTKGVEVLSVPDDLSFRQSLDWINVRGRANDVAIELHADSANNPSVRGATSFYIADNDTRKKHANLLLAALTKRLPKLPSQGAKPDSTAGLGSLAFCRLVKTPSLVLQVGFLTNPDDRFILQNQRREMAAAIADGLIAWLDDVSGGVNVSYAPISIEINGQNYGEQGIIVSGNAYIPIDLVDRLGFDLASDENVRRVSYRNVVFVRAIELKPFDVSVGWEAKTRTVILRTISKLCTGQKDRIMGHGNASEVQLMMFLKSRNPKALEEFSMIARHYRNEGEIEGVNYDLAFCQMCWETNFLRFGDLIVPAQNNFASIGAISGPEGATFPNVRTGVRAHIQQLKAYATTQPLVNEVVSPRFRFITRGVAPLFGQLSGRWNADLSYGTKVLNLVTLLYEDSGLIAKA
- a CDS encoding methylated-DNA--[protein]-cysteine S-methyltransferase, yielding MNYYTWLESPLGELLLVSDGEALQGLYLAGQKYFPQISADWQQDGQLGLLQQAVMQLDEYFQHQRQQFDLPLNPLGTAFQQQVWQQLPRISYGQTLTYGEIAAKLGQPLAARAVGAANGRNPISIIVPCHRVIASNGQLTGYAGGIDRKRWLIDHETASANAGRSQLSLFPQE